The following are from one region of the Pectobacterium actinidiae genome:
- a CDS encoding ABC transporter permease — MMPGLNVNLYALGKRLLTILAVLWGAATLTFIAVKLIPGDPVAILSGGDNVVDEAYRAVLIKQFGLDQPLWVQYLRYCGQALQGDFGVSYLYRLPVGSVISDAMHETLPLALGGLILALLLAITSALLTAGRYGALRTTVSWLELTLLSTPVYWIGIVLLSLFSFRLQWFPVTGNDGVMSLVLPVITLGLPIAAILSQVLRDGLEDALSQPFSLTVRTRGVSEIRLRFRHGLRHAALAASTLTGTLLASVLGGSVLTETVFGRAGIGQVTLSAIENRDMPLVLGVVMLSAFLFVVINLLVDALYLIIDPRLRKKASAHE; from the coding sequence ATGATGCCTGGATTAAACGTTAATCTGTACGCGTTAGGCAAACGTCTACTCACCATTCTGGCTGTGCTCTGGGGCGCAGCCACATTGACGTTTATTGCCGTCAAACTGATCCCTGGCGATCCCGTCGCCATTCTTAGCGGCGGCGACAACGTGGTAGATGAAGCCTATCGCGCCGTACTCATCAAACAATTTGGACTCGATCAGCCGCTGTGGGTGCAATATCTGCGCTACTGTGGGCAGGCGCTACAGGGCGATTTTGGCGTCAGCTATCTCTACCGCCTGCCGGTTGGTAGCGTGATTAGCGATGCGATGCATGAAACCCTGCCGCTGGCGCTCGGTGGCCTGATTCTGGCACTGCTTCTCGCGATTACCAGCGCGCTGCTCACCGCAGGCCGCTATGGTGCACTGCGTACCACCGTATCGTGGCTGGAACTGACGCTGCTTAGTACACCGGTCTACTGGATTGGTATCGTGCTATTAAGCCTGTTCAGTTTTCGCCTGCAATGGTTTCCAGTCACTGGCAACGACGGTGTTATGTCGCTGGTGTTACCGGTTATCACTCTGGGCTTGCCGATTGCCGCCATTCTAAGTCAGGTACTGCGTGACGGTCTGGAAGATGCACTCTCCCAGCCATTTTCGCTCACTGTACGCACGCGCGGCGTCAGCGAAATCCGACTACGCTTTCGTCACGGTTTACGCCACGCGGCGCTGGCCGCCTCAACGCTCACCGGCACGCTGCTGGCAAGCGTACTCGGCGGCTCCGTGCTGACCGAAACCGTCTTTGGTCGCGCGGGTATCGGGCAGGTCACGCTGAGTGCGATTGAAAACCGCGACATGCCGCTGGTGCTGGGCGTCGTCATGCTGTCCGCGTTCCTGTTCGTCGTCATCAACCTGCTGGTGGATGCGCTGTATCTCATTATCGATCCCCGCTTACGCAAGAAGGCGAGCGCCCATGAGTAG
- a CDS encoding ABC transporter substrate-binding protein, with product MEKNHPQVTTLAAGLLSLLFALNPGAYAAETAEKPVSGGILNVGLGSDTPIIDPHITAYGVTALIARNVVDSLVGQAEDNRFTPWLAESWKINDNNTEYTFHLRKDVTFSDGTKLDAEAVKYNIERILDPKTTSSYAKSLLGPIDKISTPDDYTIVIHYSSPFAALLQGLSLPYLGIQSPTYLKKTPNTSTTVVGSGPFILDSFVKGSGSKLTKRPDYNWGPGYAKHTGPAYLDGLVFKYLPEASVRLGALSSGQIQAIDAVPPANFPTVKRNPKLEVITYENPGVNRVLYLNTTKGPFQDVAVRKAFQSAVDTKAAVKVAFFGTLKAADNVLGPATLYYDPSVASRWGFDVKKANELLDNAGWKQKDGEGFRTKDGKRLSVSFVYASTNVEAADVALFQAVQYQVKQAGFEVKLTPVDAGEFTTRTNANEYDIASNFFVRAEPDILRTVFDSAYAPPNGNGFTRISVLDDKLRKAIGAGDAERKQLYSDIQREVIDQAYVVPLYIPAYQLGLSKQVQGISWATNAKPNFYDAWIKR from the coding sequence ATGGAAAAAAATCATCCGCAAGTTACGACTCTCGCCGCAGGGTTACTCTCGTTACTTTTCGCACTCAATCCCGGTGCGTATGCGGCGGAAACCGCTGAAAAACCGGTGTCTGGCGGTATTCTGAATGTCGGATTGGGCAGTGATACGCCGATTATCGACCCGCACATTACTGCCTATGGCGTCACAGCACTGATTGCCCGTAACGTGGTGGATTCACTGGTAGGACAGGCGGAAGATAACCGCTTTACGCCCTGGTTGGCGGAAAGCTGGAAAATTAATGACAACAACACCGAATACACCTTCCATCTGCGTAAAGACGTGACGTTCAGCGACGGCACCAAGCTGGATGCGGAAGCGGTAAAATACAACATCGAGCGTATTCTCGATCCGAAAACGACCTCCAGCTACGCGAAATCGCTGTTAGGTCCTATCGACAAGATCTCAACGCCGGATGACTATACGATTGTGATCCACTATAGCTCACCGTTTGCAGCGCTGTTACAGGGGCTAAGCCTGCCATATCTGGGCATTCAATCGCCGACGTACCTGAAAAAAACACCAAACACCAGTACCACAGTAGTAGGTTCCGGTCCGTTTATTCTTGACTCCTTTGTGAAAGGCAGCGGCAGCAAGCTGACGAAGCGTCCTGATTACAACTGGGGACCGGGTTACGCCAAGCATACTGGCCCAGCCTATCTGGATGGTCTGGTGTTCAAATATCTACCAGAAGCGTCGGTTCGCCTTGGCGCACTGAGCAGCGGCCAGATTCAGGCCATTGACGCCGTGCCGCCTGCCAATTTCCCGACGGTGAAGCGCAATCCAAAGCTGGAAGTGATTACCTATGAGAACCCGGGCGTTAACCGCGTACTCTATCTCAACACCACCAAAGGCCCTTTCCAGGATGTCGCGGTGCGTAAGGCATTCCAGAGCGCGGTAGATACTAAGGCGGCAGTAAAAGTGGCCTTCTTCGGTACGCTGAAAGCCGCCGATAACGTTCTCGGCCCGGCCACGCTATACTACGATCCGAGCGTCGCGTCCCGCTGGGGCTTTGATGTGAAGAAGGCCAACGAGCTGCTGGATAACGCCGGCTGGAAACAGAAAGACGGCGAAGGTTTCCGTACTAAAGATGGCAAGCGCCTGAGTGTCAGCTTCGTTTACGCCTCAACCAACGTTGAAGCCGCAGATGTCGCGCTGTTCCAGGCGGTACAATATCAGGTGAAGCAGGCAGGCTTCGAAGTCAAACTGACGCCAGTTGATGCGGGCGAATTCACCACGCGCACCAATGCCAACGAGTACGATATCGCTTCTAACTTCTTCGTGCGCGCAGAGCCCGATATTCTGCGTACCGTGTTCGATTCGGCCTATGCGCCACCGAACGGTAACGGCTTTACTCGCATCAGCGTGCTGGACGATAAACTGAGAAAAGCCATTGGTGCGGGTGACGCGGAACGTAAACAGCTCTACAGCGACATACAGCGCGAAGTCATCGATCAGGCGTATGTTGTTCCGCTGTACATTCCTGCCTATCAACTCGGCCTGTCCAAACAGGTACAGGGCATAAGCTGGGCGACCAACGCAAAACCGAACTTCTATGATGCCTGGATTAAACGTTAA
- a CDS encoding MEKHLA domain-containing protein codes for MSLTLLEKIDSCYLALNGTSLPSPAGLVDRYRWLHEQAPCSLLAQGTGDEPRFIYANRYALDCFGYTEAEMLALPSRLSAEAVLQPARLQFLENVSQRGIAYDYTGIRVRKNGQTFPIYGGVVWQLRHQDGASWGMAALFWREAHQRPGWFRQN; via the coding sequence ATGTCGCTCACATTGCTTGAGAAGATTGATTCATGTTACCTGGCATTGAACGGTACTTCACTGCCTTCCCCTGCTGGTTTGGTCGACCGCTATCGATGGCTGCATGAACAGGCTCCTTGTAGTCTGTTAGCACAAGGAACAGGGGACGAACCTCGCTTTATTTATGCCAATCGCTATGCGCTCGATTGTTTTGGATACACTGAAGCGGAAATGCTGGCATTGCCTTCCCGACTGAGTGCTGAAGCCGTTTTACAGCCAGCCCGGCTACAGTTTCTTGAAAATGTGTCTCAGCGGGGAATTGCCTATGACTACACCGGAATTCGGGTTAGAAAAAATGGCCAAACATTTCCGATTTACGGTGGTGTGGTCTGGCAATTACGTCATCAGGACGGAGCATCCTGGGGAATGGCTGCATTATTCTGGCGTGAAGCGCATCAGCGCCCGGGTTGGTTCCGGCAGAATTAA
- a CDS encoding YagU family protein, whose amino-acid sequence MNFFEQTPPSRRRYGLAAFIGLIAGIVSSFVKWGAENPLPPRSPTDMFSSACVPESLIRAAEQIDCSRNFLNPPYIFLRDWLGVVDPNAAVYTFAGHVFNWVGVTHIIFSIVFAVGYCVVAEVFPKIKLWQGLLAGALAQLFVHMISFPLMGLTPSLFVLPWYEHVSEIVGHLIWFWSIEIIRRDLRNRMTREPDPEIPLNATR is encoded by the coding sequence ATGAACTTTTTTGAACAAACGCCTCCGTCTCGTAGACGTTATGGCTTAGCTGCTTTTATTGGTTTGATTGCTGGTATTGTTTCCTCTTTTGTTAAGTGGGGCGCAGAAAATCCGCTTCCTCCACGTAGCCCTACTGATATGTTTAGTAGTGCTTGTGTGCCTGAATCACTGATTAGAGCCGCTGAGCAAATTGATTGTTCTCGTAATTTCCTTAACCCTCCCTACATCTTTTTACGCGATTGGCTTGGCGTTGTTGATCCTAATGCGGCGGTTTATACCTTTGCCGGCCACGTATTCAATTGGGTTGGTGTGACGCATATCATTTTCTCTATTGTTTTCGCTGTAGGTTATTGCGTCGTTGCAGAAGTATTTCCTAAAATAAAATTATGGCAAGGTCTGTTGGCTGGTGCGCTGGCTCAACTGTTTGTCCATATGATTTCATTCCCATTGATGGGGCTTACGCCATCTCTGTTTGTTCTTCCTTGGTATGAACATGTGTCAGAGATCGTCGGTCACCTGATTTGGTTCTGGTCTATTGAAATTATTCGTCGTGATTTACGTAATCGTATGACTCGCGAACCGGATCCTGAAATTCCGTTGAACGCAACACGATAA
- a CDS encoding immunity protein Imm33 domain-containing protein: MQNADRSLPSAQQKQTCDKHQLTPHPPEEMVAIALDTLQNSPIYGTRISLPENGTISWFIHCGEHSAESGFYQALHTHHLAETLPEVVPYLFLPEGTKFIIDRTGYEDIWTYETE, encoded by the coding sequence ATGCAAAACGCGGATCGCTCCCTACCCAGTGCACAACAGAAGCAGACTTGCGATAAACACCAGTTAACGCCGCATCCCCCCGAGGAAATGGTCGCGATTGCTTTAGATACCTTACAAAATTCGCCCATTTACGGAACCCGAATTTCATTACCTGAAAACGGCACGATAAGCTGGTTTATCCACTGCGGTGAACATTCAGCCGAAAGTGGTTTTTATCAGGCGCTTCACACCCATCACTTAGCGGAAACTTTGCCTGAAGTCGTGCCCTATCTATTTTTACCCGAAGGGACGAAATTCATCATTGACCGGACAGGGTATGAGGACATTTGGACGTACGAGACAGAATAG
- a CDS encoding DUF4265 domain-containing protein, which translates to MLVRVYVANNDGPAFEVLPVREIEKDTYELLSSPGLALNLARGDIFRINDEHAHPEVLQRGGNFCIHIYADYLPPEDIASLEKNVASQLNGTLDGVYQGNLTLAVPARNGMDKIADVFDVFREKTGVQWYFANIYKNIDDDEDETLLNWWLDS; encoded by the coding sequence ATGTTAGTTCGTGTATATGTAGCAAATAACGATGGACCAGCCTTTGAGGTATTACCGGTCAGAGAAATCGAGAAGGACACTTACGAATTGCTGTCTTCTCCCGGCCTTGCGTTAAATTTAGCACGCGGGGATATCTTCCGAATTAACGACGAGCATGCACATCCTGAAGTGTTGCAAAGAGGCGGTAATTTTTGCATCCATATCTATGCCGACTACCTTCCACCTGAAGATATCGCCAGTTTAGAAAAGAATGTGGCGAGCCAACTCAATGGCACCTTAGACGGTGTCTATCAAGGAAACTTGACGTTGGCCGTTCCAGCAAGAAATGGAATGGATAAGATTGCCGACGTTTTCGATGTCTTTCGCGAAAAAACAGGGGTTCAATGGTACTTCGCGAACATTTATAAGAATATTGATGACGATGAAGACGAAACGCTTTTAAATTGGTGGCTGGATAGCTAA
- a CDS encoding Imm10 family immunity protein: protein MNVIFPAAYYDASSEEGVLTIGFADSADDPQHFLILQRAEEPDEQDEELGQDTYYVEIGNPGVAGYGGIDTVLVTANNIIFTFSGTTNWCKEIETIEIEISPPLATIDDIEASLQEIFIDTPTYISRS from the coding sequence ATGAACGTGATATTTCCAGCAGCCTATTATGATGCGTCCTCTGAAGAGGGTGTTTTGACGATTGGATTCGCAGACAGTGCAGATGACCCACAGCATTTTCTCATTTTGCAACGGGCAGAAGAACCTGACGAGCAAGATGAAGAACTGGGCCAAGATACCTATTATGTTGAGATTGGCAATCCAGGCGTAGCTGGATATGGCGGTATTGATACTGTTTTGGTGACGGCAAACAACATCATTTTTACTTTCTCAGGCACAACGAACTGGTGCAAAGAAATAGAAACGATTGAGATAGAGATTTCGCCTCCGTTGGCAACCATTGACGACATCGAAGCCTCGCTTCAGGAAATATTTATCGATACGCCAACATACATCTCTCGGTCATAG